In Phragmites australis chromosome 24, lpPhrAust1.1, whole genome shotgun sequence, the following are encoded in one genomic region:
- the LOC133907632 gene encoding phospholipase A1-Ibeta2, chloroplastic-like — MSAAVTAPPCHSRSSPLKPNARSTPSAGKPDALSTRTHLANLDRLLVRPPPLPFPLQPKKPLAEEPGDGEATPNDRSGRGGLLNALNLSTFLPFTRKPAVDEMSPRNLAHLQRLLTLSPRPSPKGSIAGEWWRYHGEGGWEGLLDPLDQNLRREILRYGDFVQAAYTAFHSMPEAEVATSHGQHRTLVLPDSSYRPTRSLFASSSLCIPPWAQRRSTPRWLTQRSSFVGYVAVCDNEREVRRMGRRDIVIVLRGTATCPEWAENLRTGLVPLTADDDASAPKVAKGFLSLYKTAGDHVPSLSDAVVEEVNRLFEVYKGEELSITVVGHSLGASLALLAADELSACLAANKDHRPPPISVISFGGPKTGNRAFADRLQPERGVNVLRVVNAGDVVTRVPAPIAREGYVHAGAELRLDSRDSPCLRPDAGPACCHDLEAYLHLLDGFAGSGRPFRADASRSVALLLTYQRPNVKRAYVERARMLGFEPATPRTATANPAVADGQYGYLASPT, encoded by the coding sequence ATGTCCGCCGCGGTGACGGCGCCACCGTGCCACAGCCGGTCGTCCCCTCTCAAGCCCAACGCGAGGTCGACGCCAAGCGCCGGCAAGCCAGACGCTTTATCCACCAGAACGCACCTCGCCAACCTCGACCGCCTCCTcgtccggccgccgccgctcccgttCCCGCTCCAGCCCAAGAAACCGCTTGCCGAGGAGCCCGGCGACGGGGAGGCTACCCCCAACGACCGCAGTGGCCGCGGCGGGCTCCTCAACGCGCTGAACCTGTCCACGTTCCTGCCGTTCACCCGTAAGCCTGCCGTGGACGAGATGTCCCCGCGCAACCTGGCGCACCTGCAGCGCCTCCTCACGCTTTCGCCACGGCCGTCGCCCAAGGGCTCCATCGCTGGCGAGTGGTGGAGGTACCACGGCGAGGGCGGGTGGGAGGGCCTCCTCGACCCGCTCGATCAGAACCTGCGCCGCGAGATCCTCCGGTACGGCGACTTCGTGCAGGCCGCGTACACGGCGTTCCACTCCATGCcagaggcggaggtggcgacCTCCCACGGTCAGCACCGCACGCTCGTGCTCCCGGACAGCTCGTACCGCCCGACGCGCAGCCTGTTTGCCTCGTCGTCGCTGTGCATCCCGCCGTGGGCGCAGCGGCGGTCGACGCCCAGGTGGCTCACGCAGCGCTCCAGCTTCGTCGGCTACGTCGCCGTCTGCGACAACGAGCGGGAGGTCCGGCGCATGGGCCGGCGCGACATCGTAATCGTCCTACGCGGCACTGCCACGTGCCCTGAGTGGGCCGAGAACCTCCGCACGGGCCTCGTCCCGCTCACCGCGGATGACGACGCGTCGGCGCCGAAGGTGGCCAAGGGATTCCTGAGCCTGTACAAGACGGCCGGTGACCACGTGCCCAGCCTCTCGGACGCCGTAGTGGAGGAGGTGAATCGTCTCTTCGAGGTCTACAAGGGTGAGGAGCTCAGCATCACGGTGGTCGGCCACAGCCTCGGCGCGTCTCTggccctcctcgccgccgacgaGCTCAGCGCGTGCCTCGCCGCCAACAAGGATCATCGGCCGCCGCCCATCTCCGTGATCTCCTTCGGCGGCCCGAAGACCGGCAACCGCGCGTTCGCGGATCGGCTGCAGCCCGAGCGCGGCGTCAACGTGCTGCGCGTGGTGAACGCGGGCGACGTGGTGACGCGCGTGCCGGCCCCGATCGCTCGGGAAGGGTACGTGCACGCGGGCGCGGAGCTGAGGCTGGACAGCCGCGACTCGCCGTGCCTGCGGCCCGACGCGGGCCCGGCGTGCTGCCACGACCTGGAGGCGTACCTGCACCTGCTCGACGGGTTCGCCGGCTCCGGTAGGCCGTTCCGCGCCGACGCGAGCCGCAGCGTGGCGCTGCTGCTCACGTACCAGCGGCCCAACGTGAAGCGCGCCTACGTGGAGCGCGCGAGGATGCTCGGGTTCGAGCCGGCCACGCCGAGGACCGCCACCGCCAACCCTGCCGTTGCCGACGGCCAGTACGGCTACTTGGCCAGTCCCACCTGA